Proteins found in one Maridesulfovibrio sp. genomic segment:
- a CDS encoding peptide chain release factor 3, with protein sequence MSQNVDTVIKKEVERRRTFGIISHPDAGKTTLTEKLLLYGGAIQMAGTVKSRKANRHATSDWMAMEQERGISVTTSVMKFNYHDYEINLLDTPGHQDFSEDTYRVLTAVDSALMVIDCAKGVEVQTKKLMEVCRMRDTPIITFINKMDREGIDPFDLLQDIEDTLQIECAPLSWPIGMGSDFKGTYNIHKGELHLFSAIHGGGIQKGEVIKDLSDSRLDELLGDQAEQLREELELLEGAGYPFDKERYLAGKQTPVFFGSAINNFGVQEMLDSFVELAPHPKPRATTTREVSPFESDFSAVAFKIQANMDPAHRDRIAFMRICSGKFTRGMKVRHHRIGKDVQIANATIFMAQDRTGVEEAYPGDIIGVHNHGTIKIGDTFTSTKEELKFTGIPNFAPEHFRRVILKDPLKSKQLDKGLHQLAEEGAVQLFKPLGNNDKILGAVGLLQFDVIMSRLKDEYSVAALYEPVEYHTARWLSSDDPREIDGIKKRYPRFVALDGDDNLTFLAPSQWRLQQAEEEWPKINFNKTREHQ encoded by the coding sequence ATGTCCCAGAATGTAGACACCGTTATTAAAAAAGAAGTTGAACGTCGCAGGACTTTCGGCATCATCAGCCACCCGGATGCCGGTAAAACCACACTGACTGAAAAACTGCTCCTTTATGGTGGAGCTATTCAGATGGCCGGAACAGTAAAATCGCGTAAAGCCAACCGCCACGCCACATCTGACTGGATGGCGATGGAGCAGGAACGCGGTATTTCCGTTACCACCTCGGTCATGAAATTCAACTACCATGACTACGAAATCAACCTGCTCGACACCCCCGGTCACCAGGACTTTTCCGAAGACACCTACCGCGTGCTCACCGCTGTGGACTCGGCGCTCATGGTCATTGACTGCGCAAAAGGTGTTGAGGTCCAGACCAAAAAGCTGATGGAAGTCTGCCGCATGCGCGACACTCCGATCATCACCTTCATCAACAAAATGGACCGTGAAGGCATCGACCCCTTCGATCTGCTGCAGGATATTGAGGACACACTGCAAATCGAGTGTGCCCCGCTCAGCTGGCCTATCGGTATGGGCTCCGACTTTAAAGGCACATACAACATTCATAAAGGGGAGCTCCACCTCTTCTCCGCCATACACGGCGGCGGTATCCAGAAAGGGGAAGTGATCAAAGACCTTTCCGACTCCCGTCTGGATGAGCTTCTCGGAGATCAGGCTGAACAGTTGCGCGAAGAGCTGGAACTGCTTGAAGGCGCAGGATACCCCTTCGACAAGGAACGCTATCTCGCAGGTAAGCAGACCCCTGTTTTCTTCGGAAGTGCCATCAATAACTTCGGGGTACAGGAAATGCTGGACTCCTTTGTCGAGCTGGCCCCGCACCCCAAACCGCGCGCTACGACTACACGTGAAGTTTCTCCGTTTGAATCAGATTTTTCAGCCGTTGCCTTTAAAATTCAGGCAAACATGGACCCGGCTCACCGTGACCGCATAGCTTTCATGCGCATCTGCTCCGGTAAATTCACACGCGGCATGAAAGTCCGCCACCACCGCATCGGAAAAGATGTGCAGATCGCCAACGCGACTATTTTTATGGCGCAGGACCGCACCGGAGTTGAAGAAGCCTATCCCGGCGACATCATCGGGGTCCACAACCACGGTACCATCAAGATCGGAGACACCTTCACTTCCACTAAAGAAGAGTTGAAGTTTACCGGGATTCCAAACTTCGCGCCCGAACATTTCCGCCGGGTAATCCTCAAAGACCCGCTTAAAAGCAAACAGCTGGATAAAGGATTGCACCAGTTGGCCGAGGAAGGTGCGGTTCAGCTCTTTAAACCGCTGGGTAACAATGACAAAATCCTTGGTGCAGTCGGTCTGCTTCAGTTCGACGTGATCATGTCACGACTTAAGGACGAATACAGCGTAGCTGCCCTTTATGAACCGGTTGAATACCACACCGCCCGCTGGTTAAGCAGTGATGATCCCCGCGAGATAGATGGAATTAAAAAACGCTATCCCCGTTTTGTAGCCCTCGACGGTGACGACAACCTGACCTTTCTCGCCCCCAGTCAATGGCGGCTGCAGCAGGCGGAAGAGGAATGGCCGAAAATTAATTTTAATAAAACCCGCGAGCATCAATAA
- a CDS encoding 3'-5' exonuclease codes for MQVPEQYKRKFTKDEINELPLRQYEGPIKLIDREEDVPAAIGELCRCDLLGFDTETRPVFRKGVSYPPSLIQLATEDCVYLLHLNHISLSDHIKELLSSADIIKTGVAVINDVKELRDVSPFEGKGFVDLGDLARSLEMQTNGLRNLAANLLGFRISKGVQCSNWGRKELTPQQITYAATDAWVSREIYLKFQELEVL; via the coding sequence ATGCAAGTACCTGAACAATATAAGAGAAAATTTACTAAAGACGAAATTAACGAGCTGCCCCTTCGCCAATATGAAGGACCTATCAAGCTCATTGACCGGGAAGAAGATGTTCCGGCAGCAATCGGAGAACTCTGCCGCTGCGATCTCCTCGGTTTTGATACCGAGACCCGTCCGGTCTTCCGCAAAGGTGTTTCCTACCCCCCTTCACTAATTCAGTTGGCGACTGAAGATTGTGTCTACCTGCTGCATCTGAATCATATTTCCCTTTCAGACCACATCAAGGAATTGCTTTCTTCTGCCGATATAATCAAGACAGGGGTGGCGGTAATAAATGATGTCAAAGAATTACGCGATGTTTCTCCCTTTGAAGGCAAAGGCTTTGTGGACCTCGGCGATCTGGCAAGGTCACTGGAAATGCAGACAAACGGGCTGCGCAATTTAGCTGCCAACCTGCTCGGATTCCGCATTTCCAAGGGAGTTCAGTGCTCTAACTGGGGCCGTAAGGAACTCACTCCGCAGCAGATAACCTACGCTGCGACAGATGCATGGGTCAGCCGTGAAATATACCTGAAGTTTCAGGAACTTGAAGTCCTCTAA